Proteins from a single region of Phyllopteryx taeniolatus isolate TA_2022b chromosome 10, UOR_Ptae_1.2, whole genome shotgun sequence:
- the fut11 gene encoding alpha-(1,3)-fucosyltransferase 11 produces MAGRGRLVSCLCLGLFGVLCWVWVSFASFPDEQRIMVSYDTLDQGPFKPQSALSDIELSPMSSYRGPGNQDQRSNKELPIILWWSAGLFPHFPGDTERIDCATSSCLATSNRKVQLYKRTASIIFYGTDFRAYEAPLPRLHHQTWCLFHEESPMNNYLLSHGPGIRLFNYTATFRRESDYPLTLQWLPSLSYLLEPTVVSLKEKNRLRREGFAPVLYMQSHCDVPSDRDRYVRELMKYIEVDSYGKCLNNKALPAHLEDTSTATGEEASFMRFVGRYKFHLALENGRCQDYMTEKLWRPLHQGCVPVYRGSPVVADWMPNNHSVIIIDDFPSPKALASFLKFLDENDNEYAKYLAFKNIHSVTNTHLLEALETREWGVNDMSKPNYLNGFECYVCDRENARLAAERASRKAPEINLPPKPKMATNAHMGCPLPSPGYGEVQDLPADDGWLQMWPQDYWQSLDQAEGLEALIRTNESDPALLWKHIQRITVRRARGKH; encoded by the exons ATGGCGGGGAGAGGCAGGCTGGTGTCCTGTTTGTGTTTGGGTCTGTTTGGTGTCCTGTGTTGGGTGTGGGTATCCTTTGCGTCCTTCCCTGATGAACAGCGTATCATGGTGTCATATGATACACTGGACCAAGGACCTTTTAAGCCCCAGAGTGCTCTCAGTGACATTGAGCTTTCCCCAATGAGTTCATACCGTGGGCCTGGCAACCAAGACCAGCGTAGCAACAAGGAGCTGCCTATTATCCTGTGGTGGAGCGCAGGCTTATTCCCACATTTTCCTGGAGATACTGAACGAATTGACTGTGCCACCTCGTCCTGCCTGGCCACAAGTAACCGCAAG GTCCAGCTGTACAAAAGGACAGCATCCATCATCTTCTATGGAACGGACTTCCGCGCCTACGAAGCACCGCTCCCTCGTCTCCACCACCAGACGTGGTGTCTTTTCCATGAAGAGTCCCCCATGAATAACTACCTCCTATCTCACGGCCCGGGCATCAGGCTGTTCAACTACACTGCTACGTTTCGCCGGGAGTCTGACTACCCTTTGACGCTGCAGTGGCTGCCATCTCTGAGCTACCTGCTGGAGCCTACAGTGGTTTCTCTCAAGGAGAAGAACCGGCTGAGGCGGGAGGGCTTTGCCCCCGTACTCTACATGCAATCTCACTGTGACGTGCCCTCTGATAGAGACAGATACGTCAGAGAACTCATGAAGTACATTGAG GTGGATTCTTACGGTAAATGTCTGAACAACAAAGCTCTGCCTGCACATCTAGAAGACACATCCACGGCCACAGGCGAGGAGGCCTCCTTCATGAGATTTGTCGGCCGCTACAAGTTCCACCTGGCGCTGGAGAACGGCCGCTGCCAAGACTACATGACTGAAAAGCTATGGCGGCCCCTCCACCAGGGCTGTGTTCCTGTGTACCGGGGCTCTCCTGTGGTGGCAGACTGGATGCCCAACAACCACTCCGTCATCATAATCGATGACTTCCCCTCACCTAAAGCTCTCGCCAGCTTCCTCAAATTTCTAGACGAGAACGACAATGAATATGCCAAATATTTGGCATTCAAAAACATCCACAGTGTCACTAACACTCATTTGCTGGAGGCTCTTGAGACCCGCGAATGGGGGGTCAACGACATGAGCAAACCCAACTACTTGAATGGATTTGAGTGCTATGTGTGTGACCGTGAGAATGCACGGCTGGCTGCAGAGCGAGCCAGTAGAAAAGCTCCTGAGATAAACCTGCCTCCAAAACCAAAGATGGCCACCAACGCTCACATGGGATGCCCTCTTCCCAGCCCGGGGTACGGAGAAGTCCAAGACCTGCCTGCAGATGACGG ATGGTTGCAAATGTGGCCTCAGGACTACTGGCAGAGCCTGGACCAAGCTGAGGGGCTGGAGGCTCTGATAAGGACAAACGAGTCGGATCCTGCACTGTTGTGGAAGCACATCCAAAGAATCACCGTGAGGCGAGCCAGAGGCAAACATTGA
- the rab9b gene encoding ras-related protein Rab-9B produces MMSGKSLLLKVILLGDGGVGKSSLMNRFVTDCFDSQSFHTIGVEFLNRDLEVDGRLVTLQIWDTAGQERFKSLRTPFYRGADCCLLTFAVNDLQSFQNLGGWKKEFMYYSDVKDPERFPFVVLGNKVDMEQREVGEDEARAWCEENGCCPYFETSAKDDTNVTAAFEAAVREVLATEDHIDHSVLSGTIDLHGNRKISHRSCC; encoded by the coding sequence ATGATGAGCGGGAAGAGCCTCTTGCTGAAGGTGATCCTGCTTGGCGATGGAGGAGTGGGGAAGTCCTCCTTGATGAACCGCTTCGTCACCGATTGTTTCGACTCGCAGTCATTTCACACCATCGGTGTTGAGTTCCTCAACAGGGACCTTGAAGTTGATGGACGTCTTGTCACCCTTCAAATCTGGGACACCGCCGGCCAGGAGCGTTTCAAGTCCTTACGCACGCCTTTCTACCGAGGCGCCGACTGCTGCCTGCTTACATTTGCCGTGAATGACTTGCAGAGCTTTCAGAACCTTGGCGGCTGGAAGAAGGAGTTCATGTATTACTCTGATGTGAAAGATCCTGAGCGGTTCCCTTTTGTGGTGCTGGGCAACAAGGTGGACATGGAGCAGAGGGAAGTAGGGGAGGACGAAGCGCGGGCCTGGTGCGAGGAGAACGGCTGCTGTCCTTACTTTGAGACCAGCGCTAAGGACGACACGAATGTCACAGCCGCATTCGAGGCAGCTGTCAGGGAGGTTTTGGCCACCGAGGATCATATTGACCACTCGGTACTGAGTGGGACCATAGATCTCCATGGCAACCGCAAAATATCTCATAGGTCCTGCTGCTGA